TTAAAGCAAATAAGACTATATTTGCCACCGATATAAAGCAAATTAGTATAGTATGAACAAAAAGTTACTGGAAACATTGGTAGCAAAATGCAAGGACATGGGGCTATCAGAAGAATCTATCCAAAAAATTGCTGGCATTGCAAGCAATGGTTTGGCAGATGATGCAACAGACGAGGCTATTGAAACACGTGCAAATGAGTTTTTGCCTGTCCTTAAAACAATGCAAGGAGAGGCAACCCGATGGGCGCAAAACAAGAACCCCAAACCACAACAGCAGCAAGAGGAAAAACTGAATGAGGCTTCCATTGAGGCTATTATCAAAAAAGTAACCGAAAATCTCTCTACAAAGATTGAGGAACAAAACACAGTTATCGGCAATTTGCAAAAGCAGTTGGGCGAAAGCCAGCGCAATGTTATAATTGCGAGCGAGATGCAAAAACTGGGGCTAACAGAGGCAGATATGGAGTTTGTTACAATTCCAGCAGATGTCAATGTTGGGGAGTATTTAGGTAAATACAAGCAAAGCCTTGTAGATAGAGGCTTAAAGCCTGTTGATAGCAGTGTTTCCAAAGAAGCAAGAGAAAAAGCAGAGAGTGATTTGGCAGAAACTATGCTAAATGAATATGCTAAGTAATTATTAAAACAAGTGGTATGAAACGTAAATTCCAAAACTATGGTGGTGATAGACATTGCGCCACTATGCCACCTGTAAAGGTTACAGGAGGTTTTACGCTCAATCCAGCCCAAACAAACCTTACTGCTGGTGCAGTTGTGCCTTTTGGCACATTGGCGTATGTTGATGAGGCAACACGTTTGGTAACGCTCATTAAGAGCGCAAGAGTTGTGGCTATCGCAAGCGATACTAAAAAGGTTACGCTTGAGGCTGATGAGTTTAGCAAACCTCTGTTTGTTGTTGGCGACATTGTAGCAAAGGATTTGGCTGCAACACTTGCAGTTTGTCCTAAGATTACAGCCGTTGCTAATACAGAAGCAGGGGTACAAATCACATTGAACAAAGCTATTGAGGGGCTTACTGTTGGTGATGCTCTGTTTGAGGTTGTAGCCAACGAAGCTAATGTGAAACTGGTTGCAGAGCCTAACTCTATTACCATTGGAGAGGGTTCTGATGCAGAGATTAAGGAGGAGTTGGCAGACACAGGCATTGATGTTACTCGTGATAGTGGCAATGGAGAGGTGTATGCTCGTAGAGTTCCCCCTGTTCCTGCAACTCTTATGGAGGGTTCATTGCTCAAAGGCACAAAGGTAAGCTATACCAATAGCCGTTAAACTATGGAGGAGTAAATAACTATGGATTCTATTTTTAGTAAAGTAAGTTTGCCCAGCGTTCCAGTGGATTTGCTGGCAACATTGAGAATTTTCTTTGATAAAGCCTCTCTGCAAAACAAAACTATTTTTGAGCAGCTGTATGTTGATAAGTGGTTCGACTACAATTTGCCACAAATGGATTTGACCGCAGATGCAATTCAAGCAACCTACAACGTGCGCTTTATGGCAAGCGTAATTGGTAATGATGCAGCAACTCCGTTGCGCCCTACTGATGGCTTTAAGACCTTTAGCGAAGAAATCCCCCGTATGGGACACCGCTTCGGTATGTCTGCTAAGAAAATGCGCAAAATGCTCTCTATCTTAGAGGCAAGCAGCAAGCGTTATACCGACCAGCAGAAATTCCAAGAGGTGTACAAAATCCTTATGGGAGAGGTTAAGGAGGCTTATTTGGGTTGCAAGGATACAGCTGACCATATCATCTTGCAGGCAATGTCAAATAAGGGTGTAGCACAATTTACCCCTACTCTCAATAATCCCGATGGTCGTACCTACAAGGTGGACTACAATATGCCAAAGGGCAATAGCCTGCAAGCAGCTTTTAACTGGGAAAAGGATAATGAGAGCAAGGTAAATCCTTTTGAGGAGTTGGCAGATATTCGCTACACATTCCAAAACAAGGGCATTGTGTTTGGAGAAACCTGTATGTCGCCATCTGTATATGCGTGGCTTATTAACTGTCCAGCTGTACGCAGAGCAATTAAGGGTACAGATAAGAGCGGACAGGCTGTAACACCTGCTGAACTCAATGCTATGCTGCAACAGTTTGAATTGCCAGCAATCACTCTCATTAA
The Prevotella sp. HUN102 genome window above contains:
- a CDS encoding major capsid protein, which produces MDSIFSKVSLPSVPVDLLATLRIFFDKASLQNKTIFEQLYVDKWFDYNLPQMDLTADAIQATYNVRFMASVIGNDAATPLRPTDGFKTFSEEIPRMGHRFGMSAKKMRKMLSILEASSKRYTDQQKFQEVYKILMGEVKEAYLGCKDTADHIILQAMSNKGVAQFTPTLNNPDGRTYKVDYNMPKGNSLQAAFNWEKDNESKVNPFEELADIRYTFQNKGIVFGETCMSPSVYAWLINCPAVRRAIKGTDKSGQAVTPAELNAMLQQFELPAITLINKRNAVAEDGKRKTELINPWNDNVITLKPAGKIGEVQPAFEDNAIIEEPNVQYTDAGNGMRIAKWQTGESTGQKAGEYTQASWRALPIITEIDSIVNYQVRGL